The Pirellulimonas nuda genome includes a region encoding these proteins:
- the metH gene encoding methionine synthase, protein MSVAAPLDRTAELEALLDERILILDGATGTQLQKLALTEADVRGERFADHHKDLKNLGDLLSVTRPDDIRNVHRAYLAAGADIVETNTFNASPVGMIEFELPPELVAEINSASVRLAKEACEEFTAKTPDKPRFVAGSIGPTARQMAISTRVDDPAWRGVSFEEMVDSYYVQVESLVEAGVDILLPETVIDTLNLKACLFAIQNFFDASGLRVPVMVSGTFDKGGVTFVSGQSVEAFWNAIEHFPLLSVGMNCALGPDVMRPHLEALASCATTRISCHPNAGLPNEMGQFDLGPAAMARMVGEYAERGWVNIVGGCCGTGPEHIEAMAAALAKAKPHKRTAVAPWLRLSGTQPLELRPESNFLMIGERTNVTGSKKFARLIKNNNYDEAIEVAHEQVQNGANVIDVNMDEGLLDSKAAMVRFLRLIAGEGDTAKVPVMIDSSKWSVLEAGLKVVQGKSIVNSISMKDGEAEFLRRARLCRQYGAAVVVMAFDEQGQASEIDEKVRICKRAYDLLTKPHEEGGAGFPPEDIIFDPNILTVATGIEEHNPYAVNFIEATRRIKQECPGAKVSGGVSNISFSFRGNDLVREAMHSVFLYHAIRAGLDMGIVNAGQLVVYDEIDPRLKELCEDVILNRNPEATEQLIEFAEAVKDKGGKKAEADDAWRAGTVEQRLRHALVKGIVKHAEEDAEEARQKYPSCLAVIEGPLMDAMGEIGDLFGAGKMFLPQVVKSARVMKKAVAYLTPFMEEEKAAAGGQAGQARATVLMATVKGDVHDIGKNIVGVVLGCNNFEVIDLGVMCACDTILDTAVKEGVDLIGLSGLITPSLDEMVHVADEMQRRGMTMPLLIGGATTSAKHTAVRVAPAYKGPVVHVLDASRSVGVVEKLISDDSRDEFTAQNREVQKELVVSFRQRGTTNLVPYAEALAKRFQSDWQTVDVPKPEFTGARTLRDFPLQELRDYIDWSPLFSAWELKGKYPKIFKDPTVGAEAKKLYDDAQGLLDRVIAEEQLTAHGVYGFFPAASEGDDIIVYTDDSRSAERCRFHALRQQWERKGQHAFYSLADFIAPVDSGREDHIGAFAVTAGVGCDELAAGYLADLDDYNAIMIKALADRLAEAFAESLHARARREWGYGKQEGLSNAELIAEKYRGIRPAAGYPAQPDHTEKRVLFELLDAERATGITLTDSFAMHPGASVSGLYFAHPGSKYFAVDRLTKDQVEDYARRKGMPLAEMERWLRPNLAYDA, encoded by the coding sequence AACGCGAGCCCGGTCGGGATGATCGAGTTCGAACTGCCGCCAGAGCTGGTGGCGGAGATCAACTCGGCCTCGGTGCGGCTCGCCAAAGAAGCGTGCGAGGAGTTCACCGCCAAGACCCCCGACAAGCCGCGGTTTGTCGCTGGTTCGATCGGCCCGACAGCACGCCAAATGGCCATCAGCACGCGGGTCGACGACCCCGCGTGGCGTGGCGTGTCGTTCGAGGAGATGGTCGATAGCTACTACGTCCAGGTAGAGAGCCTGGTCGAGGCGGGGGTCGATATCCTGCTCCCCGAGACGGTGATCGACACGCTGAACCTCAAGGCGTGCCTGTTCGCGATCCAAAACTTCTTCGACGCCTCGGGGCTGCGCGTCCCCGTGATGGTGTCGGGCACGTTCGACAAGGGGGGCGTCACGTTTGTGTCCGGGCAGAGCGTCGAGGCGTTCTGGAACGCCATTGAGCACTTCCCGCTCCTCTCGGTCGGCATGAACTGTGCGCTCGGGCCAGACGTGATGCGGCCCCACCTCGAGGCGCTCGCTAGCTGTGCAACCACACGAATTAGCTGCCACCCCAACGCGGGTCTGCCGAACGAGATGGGGCAGTTCGACCTCGGCCCCGCGGCGATGGCCCGCATGGTGGGCGAGTACGCCGAGCGCGGCTGGGTGAATATCGTTGGCGGCTGCTGCGGCACGGGGCCCGAGCACATCGAGGCGATGGCCGCCGCTCTCGCGAAGGCCAAGCCCCACAAGCGGACCGCCGTGGCGCCCTGGCTGCGTCTGAGCGGCACGCAGCCGCTGGAGCTGCGCCCCGAGAGCAACTTCTTGATGATCGGCGAGCGCACCAACGTCACCGGCAGCAAGAAGTTCGCCCGACTGATTAAGAACAACAACTACGACGAGGCGATCGAGGTCGCGCACGAGCAGGTGCAGAACGGCGCCAACGTGATCGACGTGAACATGGACGAGGGGCTGCTCGACTCCAAGGCGGCCATGGTGCGGTTCCTGCGCCTGATCGCCGGCGAGGGGGACACCGCCAAGGTGCCCGTGATGATCGACAGCAGCAAGTGGTCGGTGCTAGAAGCCGGCCTAAAGGTGGTGCAGGGCAAGTCGATCGTCAACTCGATCAGCATGAAGGACGGCGAGGCAGAGTTCTTGCGTCGCGCCCGCCTGTGCCGGCAGTACGGCGCCGCGGTGGTGGTGATGGCGTTCGACGAGCAGGGGCAGGCGTCGGAGATCGACGAGAAGGTGCGGATCTGCAAACGCGCCTACGACCTGCTCACCAAGCCGCACGAAGAGGGGGGCGCCGGCTTCCCCCCGGAAGACATCATCTTCGACCCCAACATCCTCACGGTCGCCACCGGCATCGAGGAGCACAACCCGTACGCGGTGAACTTCATCGAGGCGACCCGGCGGATCAAGCAGGAGTGCCCCGGCGCCAAGGTCTCCGGCGGCGTGTCGAACATCAGCTTCAGCTTCCGCGGCAACGACCTGGTGCGCGAGGCGATGCACAGCGTGTTCCTGTACCACGCCATCCGTGCGGGGCTGGACATGGGCATCGTCAACGCCGGCCAGCTCGTGGTGTACGACGAGATCGACCCCAGGCTCAAGGAGCTGTGCGAGGACGTCATCCTCAACCGCAACCCGGAAGCGACCGAGCAGTTGATCGAGTTCGCCGAGGCGGTCAAGGACAAGGGGGGCAAGAAGGCCGAGGCGGACGACGCGTGGCGCGCGGGGACGGTGGAGCAGCGTCTGCGCCACGCCCTGGTGAAGGGGATCGTCAAGCACGCCGAGGAGGACGCCGAAGAGGCGCGGCAGAAGTACCCCAGTTGCCTGGCGGTGATCGAGGGCCCGTTGATGGACGCCATGGGGGAGATCGGCGACTTGTTCGGCGCCGGCAAGATGTTCCTCCCGCAGGTGGTGAAATCGGCCCGCGTGATGAAGAAGGCGGTCGCCTACCTGACGCCGTTCATGGAAGAAGAGAAGGCCGCGGCCGGGGGCCAGGCGGGGCAGGCCCGCGCCACCGTGCTGATGGCCACGGTCAAGGGAGACGTGCACGACATCGGCAAGAACATCGTCGGTGTGGTGCTGGGTTGCAACAACTTTGAGGTGATCGACCTCGGGGTGATGTGCGCCTGCGACACCATCCTCGACACGGCGGTCAAGGAAGGGGTCGACCTGATCGGGCTCTCCGGCCTGATCACCCCCAGCCTCGACGAGATGGTGCACGTGGCCGACGAGATGCAGCGGCGCGGGATGACGATGCCGCTGCTGATCGGGGGCGCCACCACCAGCGCCAAGCACACCGCGGTGCGCGTCGCCCCGGCCTACAAGGGCCCGGTGGTGCACGTGCTAGACGCGTCGCGCTCGGTCGGCGTGGTTGAGAAGCTGATTAGCGACGATTCCCGTGACGAGTTTACGGCTCAGAACCGAGAGGTGCAGAAGGAGCTGGTCGTCAGCTTCCGCCAGCGCGGCACGACCAACCTGGTCCCCTACGCCGAGGCGTTGGCCAAGCGTTTTCAGAGCGACTGGCAGACGGTCGACGTCCCGAAGCCAGAGTTCACCGGCGCCCGCACGCTGCGGGATTTCCCCCTGCAGGAGCTGCGCGACTACATCGACTGGTCGCCGTTGTTCTCGGCGTGGGAGCTCAAGGGGAAGTACCCGAAGATCTTCAAAGACCCCACCGTCGGCGCCGAGGCCAAGAAGCTGTACGACGACGCCCAGGGGCTGCTCGACCGCGTCATCGCCGAGGAGCAGTTGACGGCACACGGCGTCTACGGGTTCTTCCCCGCGGCCTCCGAAGGGGACGACATCATCGTTTACACGGACGACTCACGCTCGGCCGAGCGGTGCCGGTTCCACGCCCTGCGGCAGCAGTGGGAGCGCAAGGGGCAGCACGCCTTCTACTCGCTGGCGGACTTCATCGCGCCGGTCGACTCGGGGCGTGAGGACCACATCGGCGCGTTCGCCGTGACCGCGGGCGTAGGGTGCGACGAGCTGGCGGCCGGGTACCTGGCCGACCTGGACGACTACAACGCCATCATGATCAAGGCGCTCGCCGACCGGCTGGCCGAGGCGTTTGCCGAGTCGCTGCACGCCCGCGCCCGCCGCGAGTGGGGCTACGGCAAGCAAGAAGGGCTCTCTAACGCAGAGCTGATCGCGGAGAAGTACCGCGGCATCCGCCCGGCGGCCGGCTACCCGGCCCAGCCGGACCACACCGAGAAGCGCGTGCTGTTCGAGCTGCTGGACGCCGAGCGTGCGACCGGCATCACGCTGACCGATTCGTTCGCGATGCACCCCGGCGCCAGCGTGAGCGGGCTGTACTTCGCCCACCCGGGTTCCAAGTACTTTGCGGTCGACCGGCTCACCAAGGACCAGGTGGAAGACTACGCGCGTCGCAAGGGGATGCCGCTCGCAGAGATGGAGCGCTGGCTGCGGCCGAACCTTGCCTACGACGCCTAG
- a CDS encoding PEGA domain-containing protein, giving the protein MSPMHPIRRRHLHSIALIALVVLATTGCVRRRLTVRSNPPGAIVYVDNQHIGETPCSVDFIYYGTREIRLAKPGYETLTVNQPIPTPWYQYPGIDFISENLVPMRIRDNRNVAFNLAPQRVVPAEEIIGRGEQLRAEVQASATTPIVGAPTLGAPDPFAAPAYVPPAAGDPIPFAPQPPAPQFIAPTTPPPVFTPQPAPASPTPAELFGAPPAATPPPFRY; this is encoded by the coding sequence ATGAGCCCCATGCATCCTATCCGCCGACGCCATCTCCATTCGATCGCCCTGATCGCGCTGGTTGTGCTCGCCACGACGGGCTGCGTCCGCCGCCGGCTGACCGTCCGCAGCAACCCGCCGGGCGCCATCGTCTACGTCGACAACCAGCACATCGGCGAGACCCCCTGCTCGGTCGACTTCATCTACTACGGCACCCGCGAGATCCGCCTGGCGAAGCCGGGCTACGAGACGCTGACGGTCAACCAGCCGATCCCGACCCCGTGGTACCAGTACCCCGGCATCGACTTCATCAGCGAAAACCTGGTCCCGATGCGGATCCGCGACAACCGCAACGTAGCGTTCAACCTGGCGCCGCAGCGCGTGGTGCCCGCGGAAGAGATCATCGGGCGGGGCGAGCAGCTCCGCGCCGAGGTGCAGGCCTCGGCGACGACCCCCATCGTCGGCGCGCCTACCCTCGGCGCGCCCGACCCGTTCGCCGCGCCGGCGTATGTGCCGCCCGCGGCGGGGGACCCTATCCCCTTTGCGCCGCAGCCGCCCGCGCCGCAGTTCATCGCGCCGACCACCCCGCCGCCGGTGTTCACGCCGCAGCCGGCGCCGGCGTCGCCCACCCCGGCCGAGTTGTTCGGCGCCCCGCCGGCCGCGACTCCGCCGCCGTTCCGCTATTAG
- a CDS encoding PP2C family protein-serine/threonine phosphatase, producing the protein MPQPAHRIEFAVLSDLGMRRLNNQDSAAASTDGNGGSMPGDLFIVADGMGAHAAGELASKLAVDNVPHLYRKSKERSPHAALRHAIHRTNAVIHAKGESSPDFHGMGTTCTCLVVLDRLALVAHVGDSRVYRLRRDRLEQLTFDHSLVWEMAAAQNVSADKVPSCIPKNVITRSLGPHAMVQVDLEGPHELEPGDVFLLCSDGLTAVIDDELMGALLGAMPPEEAARTLVDVANLRGGPDNISVVIARVADADPGAKTPPEATPQKPTPGGRRAAAAGLMLAGAIGVVWFASLSQSFPMLISAAAAGAGLMLALMGRGAAHPAHPSDTGGPYGNGPYRSIDCQTGEGAAHALAEVVAELSALRDREEKGPDIDWAPFDAAREQAKAKRDAGDVRGSLTSDANAIRGLMEQVRKLAGADSGIFDA; encoded by the coding sequence ATGCCGCAGCCCGCCCACCGGATCGAATTCGCCGTGCTGAGCGACCTGGGCATGCGGCGGCTCAACAACCAGGACTCCGCCGCTGCTAGCACCGACGGCAACGGCGGCAGCATGCCGGGCGACCTGTTCATCGTGGCCGACGGCATGGGGGCCCACGCGGCGGGCGAGCTCGCAAGCAAGCTGGCGGTGGACAACGTGCCCCACCTGTACCGCAAATCGAAGGAACGCTCGCCGCACGCGGCGCTGCGGCACGCGATCCACCGCACGAACGCCGTGATCCACGCCAAGGGAGAGAGCTCCCCAGATTTCCATGGCATGGGCACCACCTGCACCTGCCTGGTGGTGCTGGACCGCCTGGCCCTGGTGGCGCACGTGGGAGACAGCCGCGTCTACCGCCTGCGGCGCGACAGGCTGGAGCAGCTCACCTTCGACCACAGCCTGGTTTGGGAGATGGCCGCGGCGCAGAACGTCTCCGCAGACAAGGTCCCCTCGTGCATCCCCAAGAACGTGATCACGCGGTCGCTCGGCCCGCACGCGATGGTGCAGGTAGACCTGGAGGGGCCGCACGAACTCGAGCCCGGCGACGTGTTCCTGCTGTGCTCCGACGGGCTCACGGCGGTCATCGACGACGAGCTGATGGGAGCGTTGCTCGGCGCCATGCCCCCCGAAGAGGCGGCGCGGACGCTCGTGGACGTAGCGAACCTGCGCGGCGGGCCGGACAACATCAGCGTCGTGATCGCCCGCGTTGCCGACGCAGACCCCGGCGCCAAAACGCCGCCCGAAGCAACGCCCCAGAAGCCGACGCCCGGCGGGCGGCGGGCGGCCGCCGCGGGGCTGATGCTGGCCGGGGCGATCGGCGTGGTTTGGTTCGCCTCGCTGAGCCAGTCGTTCCCGATGCTCATCAGCGCCGCCGCGGCGGGCGCGGGCCTGATGCTGGCGTTGATGGGACGCGGCGCCGCGCACCCCGCCCACCCCAGCGACACAGGCGGGCCCTACGGCAACGGCCCCTACCGATCGATCGATTGCCAGACTGGCGAGGGCGCCGCCCACGCGCTGGCCGAGGTGGTCGCAGAGCTCTCCGCGCTGCGCGACCGCGAAGAAAAGGGCCCCGACATCGACTGGGCCCCCTTCGACGCCGCGCGCGAACAGGCCAAGGCGAAGCGCGACGCCGGCGACGTACGCGGCTCGCTCACCAGCGACGCCAACGCGATCCGCGGCCTGATGGAGCAGGTCCGCAAGCTCGCCGGCGCCGACAGCGGCATCTTCGATGCGTGA
- a CDS encoding sigma-54-dependent transcriptional regulator — translation MSTKKADTPASGLTLLFADDERSLQELMKHELPRMGHTVTVCPDGETAVAALEKNAYDCIIVDLDMPGLTGIDVISRAKELSPDVEAVVLTGKSTTDSAIAALRYGAFDYLTKPCRLVEIEGLLKRVRDKRELTKRVSALRRRLDSIEGKPLLIGDSAPMNRVRELIARVAPTESTVLILGETGVGKELAARSVHDQSARADGAFVAINCGALPETLIESELFGHAKGAFTGADEHRTGLFEVASGGTIFLDEIGELPKAMQAKLLRVLESREIRRVGENHSIKVDVRVVCATHRNLEEMVAAEDFREDLMYRINTFEVGLPPLRDRLDDLPQLAVALLKRFRPRAAAITQQFTDDALEALRGHVWPGNVRELANVIEHATILCDSGPITAACLPRHFDRRQLTGAARRSGPMSLRDLEMEAIHDSLDRHDGNKPKAAEELGISLKTLYNKLSQTTVVRQSA, via the coding sequence ATGAGCACGAAGAAAGCAGACACCCCGGCCAGCGGCCTCACGCTGCTGTTCGCGGACGACGAGCGTTCCCTCCAGGAGCTGATGAAGCACGAACTGCCGCGGATGGGGCACACGGTGACCGTCTGCCCCGACGGCGAGACCGCCGTCGCGGCGCTCGAGAAGAACGCCTACGACTGCATCATCGTCGACCTCGACATGCCGGGGCTGACCGGCATCGACGTGATCTCCCGCGCCAAGGAGCTCTCCCCCGACGTCGAGGCGGTGGTGCTCACCGGCAAGAGCACGACCGACTCGGCCATCGCGGCGCTGCGGTACGGCGCGTTCGACTACCTCACCAAGCCGTGCCGGCTGGTGGAGATCGAGGGGCTGCTGAAGCGCGTGCGCGACAAACGCGAGCTCACCAAGCGGGTGAGCGCCCTGCGCCGCCGGCTCGACAGCATCGAGGGCAAGCCGCTGCTGATCGGCGACTCGGCGCCCATGAACCGCGTCCGCGAGCTGATCGCCCGCGTGGCGCCGACCGAATCGACCGTGCTGATCCTGGGCGAAACAGGCGTCGGCAAGGAGCTGGCCGCCCGCAGCGTCCACGACCAGAGCGCCCGCGCGGACGGGGCGTTCGTGGCCATCAACTGCGGCGCGCTCCCCGAGACGCTGATCGAGAGCGAGCTGTTCGGCCACGCCAAGGGCGCCTTCACCGGCGCGGACGAGCACCGCACCGGGCTGTTCGAGGTCGCCAGCGGCGGCACCATCTTCCTGGACGAGATCGGCGAGCTCCCCAAGGCGATGCAGGCCAAGCTGCTGCGCGTGCTGGAGAGCCGAGAGATCCGCCGCGTCGGTGAGAACCACTCGATCAAGGTCGACGTGCGGGTGGTGTGCGCCACGCACCGCAACCTGGAAGAGATGGTCGCCGCGGAAGACTTCCGCGAGGACCTGATGTACCGCATCAACACGTTCGAGGTCGGCCTGCCGCCGCTGCGCGATCGGCTGGACGACCTGCCGCAACTGGCCGTGGCGCTGCTCAAGCGTTTCCGCCCGCGGGCCGCGGCCATCACGCAGCAGTTTACGGACGACGCCCTCGAGGCGCTCCGCGGCCACGTGTGGCCCGGCAACGTCCGCGAGCTGGCCAACGTGATCGAGCACGCGACCATCCTCTGCGACTCCGGCCCGATCACCGCGGCGTGCCTGCCGCGGCACTTCGACCGCCGCCAACTGACGGGCGCCGCGCGACGCAGCGGGCCGATGTCGCTCCGCGACCTCGAGATGGAAGCCATCCACGACTCGCTCGATCGGCACGACGGCAACAAGCCCAAGGCGGCCGAGGAGCTGGGCATCAGCCTAAAGACGCTCTACAACAAGCTGAGTCAGACCACGGTGGTGAGGCAGAGCGCCTGA
- a CDS encoding sensor histidine kinase: MLAHRPIRDKLRIGLGLLAMSTLILSITALYGLYAYRGLVKTLSARSNELPLANQLSQHVANLRVVLSTAHERMARSSLQFPASVAYEPELYEVTWLRNQFSTGFEEFRATLEAYRAQLEYNRDSENQAIGDDLRERETLAKIDTVLTKIDRLASLDREGREPRMLFDEPTVGLGVLEEDIETLRVLTAELPSHLHSRLHALAGDVRNQYRIAIPTVWAMILFVALLLAASVQVFRRAVARPLELLVDGSRRAAAGKFDQRIELDSFDEMGELAEAWNDMTARFREIRDDLDRQVQERTREVVRSEQLASVGFLAAGVAHEINNPLAAIAMSSESLEGRLAELLSDESGLRDDYPVVRSYLEMIQNEAFRCKQITEKLLDFSRTGDSLRRSVDLRELTQGVVDMVGHLGRYKNKRLEFAPGPAVYAAVNEQEIKQVMLNLVTNGLDSLDATGRVRVSLGQSSRCAWVAVEDDGCGMTEEVMTHLFEPFFTRRRGGQGTGLGLSISFRIVQEHEGRIVAHSDGVGRGSKFTVELPLAHAAFAAA, from the coding sequence GTGCTCGCGCACCGTCCCATCCGCGACAAGCTCCGCATCGGCCTTGGCCTGCTGGCCATGAGCACGCTGATCCTCTCGATCACCGCGCTCTACGGCCTGTACGCGTACCGCGGGTTGGTGAAGACGCTCAGCGCCAGGTCGAACGAGCTGCCGCTGGCCAACCAGTTGAGCCAGCACGTCGCCAACCTGCGTGTGGTGCTGAGCACCGCGCATGAGCGGATGGCCCGTTCCAGCCTGCAGTTCCCGGCCAGCGTGGCGTACGAGCCGGAGCTGTACGAGGTCACCTGGCTCCGCAACCAGTTCAGCACCGGGTTCGAAGAGTTCCGCGCCACGCTCGAGGCTTACCGCGCCCAGCTTGAGTACAACCGCGACAGCGAGAACCAGGCGATCGGAGACGACCTCCGCGAGCGCGAGACGCTCGCCAAGATCGATACGGTCCTCACCAAGATCGATCGGCTCGCCAGCCTCGACCGCGAGGGCCGCGAGCCGCGGATGCTGTTCGACGAGCCAACGGTCGGCCTCGGGGTGCTGGAGGAGGACATCGAGACGCTGCGCGTGCTCACCGCGGAGCTCCCCAGCCACCTGCACTCGCGGCTGCACGCGCTGGCCGGCGACGTCCGCAACCAGTACCGCATCGCCATCCCCACCGTGTGGGCGATGATCCTGTTCGTCGCGCTGCTGCTGGCCGCCTCGGTGCAGGTGTTCCGGCGGGCCGTGGCCCGCCCGCTCGAGCTGCTGGTAGACGGCTCACGCCGCGCCGCGGCGGGCAAGTTCGACCAGCGCATCGAGCTCGACTCCTTCGACGAGATGGGCGAGCTGGCCGAGGCGTGGAACGACATGACGGCCCGCTTCCGCGAGATACGCGACGACCTCGACCGCCAGGTGCAGGAGCGCACGCGCGAGGTCGTCCGCAGCGAACAACTGGCGAGCGTCGGCTTCCTGGCGGCAGGCGTGGCGCACGAGATCAACAACCCGCTGGCCGCGATCGCCATGAGCAGCGAGTCGCTCGAGGGCCGGCTGGCCGAGCTGCTCTCCGACGAGTCGGGCCTCCGCGACGACTACCCGGTGGTGCGCAGCTACCTGGAGATGATCCAGAACGAGGCGTTCCGCTGCAAGCAGATCACCGAGAAGCTGCTGGACTTCTCGCGGACGGGCGACTCGTTGCGCCGCTCCGTCGACCTCCGCGAGCTGACGCAGGGGGTGGTCGACATGGTCGGCCACCTGGGCCGGTACAAGAACAAGCGGCTCGAGTTCGCCCCGGGGCCCGCCGTGTACGCGGCGGTCAACGAGCAAGAGATCAAGCAGGTGATGCTCAACCTGGTCACCAACGGGCTGGACAGCCTCGACGCCACGGGCCGCGTGCGGGTCTCGCTGGGCCAGTCGAGCCGGTGCGCCTGGGTCGCCGTAGAGGACGACGGCTGCGGGATGACCGAAGAGGTGATGACCCACCTGTTCGAGCCGTTCTTCACCCGCCGCCGCGGGGGCCAGGGGACGGGGCTGGGGCTGTCGATCAGCTTCCGCATCGTTCAAGAGCACGAGGGCCGCATCGTCGCCCACAGCGACGGCGTGGGTCGAGGGAGTAAATTCACGGTCGAGCTGCCGCTCGCCCACGCGGCGTTTGCCGCCGCTTAG
- a CDS encoding LptF/LptG family permease has product MRLIARYVLTDVTMVFLLTLGAMTALIFIGLVGKEAVDRGLGLGPLLRMMPFVAPQAMQFAVPAALLLAVTSVYGRVSGSNELVALKAAGVSPWTVIQPTLILAAAISMGNVLLNDVAVSWGRLGVDRVFMESLEEVVYGQLRIHREYTLPSMQIAVQKVEGRRLLKPTVTVNDGGSSPWTISAAWAELASDVPGRRLVIRFHDMDLDGRVQYSDPSTFEYVMSLDDLGERSRSTSTLALSEIGPARRLAQAGAEAARQDMAARATLGLLTGDIGDLSGPVWADAQARIAGAESHENRVRTEPYRRWAAGFSCLGFALVGVPMAALKRKSDFLASFFVCFCPILLIYYPMLALSIDAAKNGVAPPVVVWTGNAALGLWGLWLLRQVSRH; this is encoded by the coding sequence GTGCGGCTGATCGCCCGCTACGTGCTGACCGACGTGACCATGGTCTTTTTATTGACCCTGGGGGCGATGACTGCGCTGATCTTTATCGGGCTGGTCGGCAAAGAAGCGGTCGACCGCGGCTTGGGCCTCGGGCCGCTGCTGCGGATGATGCCGTTCGTGGCGCCGCAAGCAATGCAGTTCGCCGTGCCCGCCGCGCTGCTGCTAGCAGTAACCAGCGTCTACGGCCGGGTCTCCGGGTCGAACGAGCTAGTGGCGCTGAAGGCGGCAGGCGTCTCCCCCTGGACGGTGATCCAGCCGACACTAATCCTCGCGGCTGCGATCAGCATGGGAAACGTGCTGCTGAACGACGTGGCGGTTTCCTGGGGGCGCCTGGGGGTCGACCGGGTGTTCATGGAGTCGCTCGAAGAAGTCGTTTACGGTCAACTACGGATCCACCGCGAGTACACGCTCCCGAGCATGCAGATCGCCGTGCAGAAGGTCGAAGGCCGGCGCCTGCTCAAGCCGACGGTTACGGTGAACGACGGCGGTTCGTCCCCGTGGACCATCTCCGCGGCCTGGGCAGAACTGGCGTCGGACGTCCCCGGTCGGCGGCTGGTGATCCGCTTCCACGACATGGACCTCGACGGCCGCGTGCAGTACAGCGACCCATCGACGTTTGAGTACGTGATGTCGCTGGACGACCTCGGCGAGCGGAGCCGCAGCACCTCGACGCTGGCGCTGTCGGAGATCGGCCCCGCACGGCGGCTGGCGCAGGCCGGCGCCGAGGCGGCGCGACAAGACATGGCGGCCCGCGCCACGCTGGGTCTGCTGACCGGCGACATCGGCGACCTTTCCGGCCCGGTGTGGGCCGACGCCCAGGCCCGTATCGCGGGCGCCGAGAGCCACGAGAACCGCGTGCGGACCGAGCCCTACCGCCGCTGGGCCGCCGGGTTTAGCTGCCTGGGCTTTGCGCTGGTGGGGGTGCCGATGGCGGCGCTCAAACGCAAGAGCGACTTCTTGGCGAGCTTCTTTGTCTGCTTTTGCCCCATCCTGCTCATCTACTACCCGATGCTTGCGCTCTCGATCGACGCCGCCAAGAACGGCGTGGCGCCCCCGGTGGTGGTGTGGACAGGCAACGCGGCGCTCGGGCTGTGGGGCCTGTGGCTGCTGCGACAGGTCTCCCGCCACTAG
- the lexA gene encoding transcriptional repressor LexA, producing the protein MSLDQLTPRQREVLDFIREKIEKRGYGPTVREIGEFFEINSPNGVMCHLKALEKKGLITREPNMSRAIQLTGEARADDGIPLVGQIAAGSLSEAIEQAERIDFDELFPKKRSHFALRVRGDSMIEAQIADGDIVICKKTKSATKGDIVAAITDDGEATLKYWFPEAGRIRLQPANSSMEPIYVRNVQVLGIVTGVIRQVG; encoded by the coding sequence ATGTCACTCGACCAACTAACCCCGCGGCAACGCGAGGTGCTCGATTTCATCCGCGAAAAGATCGAAAAAAGAGGCTACGGCCCGACGGTCCGCGAGATCGGCGAGTTCTTTGAGATCAATTCGCCCAACGGCGTGATGTGCCACCTCAAGGCGCTCGAAAAGAAGGGGCTGATCACCCGCGAGCCGAACATGTCGCGGGCCATCCAGCTCACCGGCGAGGCGCGCGCGGACGACGGCATCCCCCTGGTCGGCCAGATCGCCGCCGGCAGCCTCAGCGAAGCGATCGAGCAGGCCGAGCGGATCGATTTCGACGAGCTCTTCCCGAAAAAGAGGAGCCATTTCGCCCTGCGGGTGCGTGGCGACTCGATGATCGAGGCCCAGATCGCCGACGGCGACATCGTGATCTGCAAGAAGACCAAAAGCGCCACGAAGGGAGATATCGTCGCCGCGATCACCGACGACGGCGAGGCGACGCTCAAGTACTGGTTCCCCGAAGCGGGCCGCATCCGCCTGCAGCCGGCCAACTCCTCAATGGAGCCGATCTACGTGCGGAACGTGCAGGTGCTGGGGATCGTTACCGGCGTCATCCGCCAGGTCGGCTGA